The following nucleotide sequence is from Halobacillus mangrovi.
AAAATTAATGGAGGACACGGGCATGGCCCGTTCGGTCGCCGTCGCTTTCACAAAAGTCATCGGCACCAAACGCGCGATTCTCGGAGTGCTTGTCTCCGCTGCCGTACTGACGTATGGCGGCGTCAGCTTGTTCGTCGTTGTCTTTGCGGTTTATCCACTTGCTTTATCGCTGTTCCGTGAAGCGGATATCAGCCGTAAGCTGATTCCAGCAACCATCGGTCTTGGGGCGTTTACTTTTACGATGACTGCACTGCCTGGAACGCCGCAAATCCAGAACCTGATCCCGATGGAGTATTTTAAAACAACAGCGACTGCTGCACCTGTGATGGGGATCATCGCAGCGATCATCATGGCCGTTGGGGGATATTTATATTTACGTTATAGAGAGAAAGAGCTGAAGCAAAAAGGGGAAACCTTTGTTGAACCGAATGATAAGAAAATGGTCAATCAAGTCGACCGGCAGCCGAATTTTATCCTGTCGATTCTGCCATTGCTTACCGTCCTACTGACATTGAACTTACTGGCGTGGGATGTCGTAACCGCCTTGATTGCTGGTATTGTATTGATCATGCTCTTGAACATTACATTAATCAAAGGATTCGTCACCTCCATTAACAAAGGGGCTAGCGGATCCGTCATCGCGATCATCAACACGAGTGCCGCCGTTGGTTTCGGTACCGTCGTCCGTGAGGTGCCAGGCTTTGAGCGACTGACAGAATTGTTGGTCGGCATCAAAGGAAATCCGCTGATCTCAGAAGCGATCGCCGTTAACGTGCTGGCTGGTGCGACGGGTTCAGCTTCCGGTGGATTAGGGATTGCGCTTGAAGCTCTCGGTTCGAAGTACTACGAGATCGCGCAGACGTCTGGCATTAGTCCAGAAGCTTTCCACCGTGTTGCTTCCCTATCCTCAGGTGGACTGGATGTGCTGCCGCACAACGGTGCCGTCCTTACCTTGTTTGCGATCACCGGCATGACCCACAAAGACAGCTACCGCGACATATTTGTTGTAGCACTATTAATCCCAGTCATCGCCGTAGCCGTTGTTATCTTACTGAACACAATTGGAATTCTGTAATTCCCTTTTATTTCCACCTCAGGTCATCCAGAATCTGGATGACCTGAGGTGTGTTTGTTATTTTTCTGCTTTATTTGATAATTTTCTAAAAGTTTGTACGAAGGGCTTTAAAAGTCCTTTCGTAACCCGTAAAATATATAACAATATCTCCATCCTTTGTTCGTTTAAAGGGTGGACGTAACCCACTAAACTATCTAAGAAGGAGCCACCGCTATGAATAAATCTCTAACTTTTATCGAAAACAACCATAAAAAAGAAAAGCCGAAAACGAAAGAGATTCCTTTTGGGCGCACGTTCACGGACCACATGTTCTTAATGGACTATGAAGAAGGGAAAGGGTGGCACGAGCCTCGCATCGCCCCATATGAGCCTCTGACGCTCGATCCAGCCGCGATGATCTTCCACTACGGCCAAACCGTATTCGAAGGCTTGAAGGCGTATCGTACCGATGATGATCGTATTCTTTTGTTCCGTCCTGAGAAAAACTTTGAGCGTCTCAACCAGTCGAGCGATCGTTTGAGCATTCCTCCGATTGATGAAGACGAAGTGATGGGCTATTTGAAGGAGCTTTTAAAAGTTGAAAAGGACTGGGTACCTTCGTTTGAAGGGACGTCTCTTTACATTCGTCCATTCATCATCGCAACCGAGCCGAATCTAGCCGTATCCCCTTCAAAAAGGTATACGTTTATGATCATCCTATCACCTGTAGGACCTTACTTCTCAGGTGGCATTCACCCTGTAACAATCAACGTCGAAGAGAAGTTCACCCGCGCGGTGAAAGGCGGAACCGGCATGGCAAAAACAGCTGGCAACTATTCGTCCGGCTACCAGGCACAGGCGAAAGCGAGCCAGACCGGAAACAATGATGTACTTTGGCTTGATGGCATCGAAAAGCGCTATATCGAGGAAGTCGGCAGCATGAACATCTTCTTCAAAATTGACGGTGAAGTTGTCACTCCGGCTTTGAGCGGAAGTATCCTAAGAGGAATCACAAGAACTTCGATCCTTGAAGTGCTTAATGAGTGGGACATACCGGTGACAGAGCGGAGAATTACGATCGAAGAAGTCTATCAAGCGTATGAAGACGGCAAGCTTGAAGAAGCGTTCGGTACAGGAACAGCCGCAGTCATTTCACCAGTCGGCACGTTCAATTGGAACGGCAAGCAAATCGTGATCAACAATCACGATATTGGCCCGCTTTCTCAGAAGCTATATGACACGATTACAGGCATTCAGCGCGGAAGAAAAGAAGATACGTATAACTGGACAGTCGAAGTCTAAACAATCGAAAGCCCCTCAGGTTTCCCGAAAAAGGAAGACCTTGAGGGGCTTTTTTAAGTGATACATCCTATGCTTTGATCTGGAACGATTCTATAATGATAGGATCATCCAAATTACCAAGTGAATGACAAAATAAAAAGCCCTGTCACTAAGGAAAGTGAGAGGGCTAAGATAAACAACTTAGGTGACCCAACCATGTAAGAATCATCCTTGATTCTACACACTTTGAATTTCAGACTTTCTTGAAGGACAATTCCTTTGAGAATCCGTTTCCTTCTCCTGTTAAGTCCAATTTCCCTCCATTTCTTCTTTAGGTTAGAGAAGAGATGAAGCACCTTCTAGGGTGGTTCCTTTGTTAGACTACTCAACCTTGATCTGAGCCGACTGGAGGGCATCATCGTACAAAGCTCTCTAATCGCCTACGATCTGTAAATCTACTCGAGCACTTGACAATTTAAAAAGTTGGCTTCCATCCTTTAACAGGATTTCAATTCCTTAATTGGCAGGCGTTTTGGTTCGTTTGGAAACGAACTCGTGATGGTTGAGCCACCTAAGTTGTTTATGTTTTTTTGTTATCTTCTTTACACTTTTATTATACCACCATTTTCTGATGTAAACGGAGGAAATTGTGTCATTTTTGTATCATTTAATTGGTAAAAATTAAATATATACGGTTACTAATATACTGTTTTTGATAAAAACATGGTATATTATTTACAGGTAATAAATAACAGATTAGGGGGGATTCTGTTGAGTAGAACGACGGAAATGGTTTTAGGTATTCTTGGCGGGCTTATAGGATTTGGAGGGGCTTTCTTTGCATTATTCGTAGGTTCACTAGACGAAGCACTTAATGGGTCCAGTGAACTTAGTGGATTAGGTAGTAGTGCCTTTCTTTTTAGTGCTACTGCTATCATTGGGGCCATTATTGTGAAGTTTAAAGCAAAGCTAGGTGGCTGGATCATGTTGATTAGTGGTGTAGCTATACTTGTTTCAATTAGTTTATTTGGAGTAGTACCAGCCTTATTACTTATTCCAGCAGGTTTAATGGGGATTATTAGAAAGCCAAAAACTGAAAAAATGGCAGCCTAAATAAGGGGATAATAAAATGAGAAAAATTATACTTTTGTTTTCATTGGTATTTATTATGTTTTTAACTGCATGTTCAAATGGAGAGATGGCTGGAGATACGAATGCTAATG
It contains:
- a CDS encoding GntP family permease, with the protein product MLGILLGLVVLMALAYMGWSIIWVAPIAAGVVAVTGGLDLLDAYKDTYMSGFVDFAKSWFPVFMLGAIFGKLMEDTGMARSVAVAFTKVIGTKRAILGVLVSAAVLTYGGVSLFVVVFAVYPLALSLFREADISRKLIPATIGLGAFTFTMTALPGTPQIQNLIPMEYFKTTATAAPVMGIIAAIIMAVGGYLYLRYREKELKQKGETFVEPNDKKMVNQVDRQPNFILSILPLLTVLLTLNLLAWDVVTALIAGIVLIMLLNITLIKGFVTSINKGASGSVIAIINTSAAVGFGTVVREVPGFERLTELLVGIKGNPLISEAIAVNVLAGATGSASGGLGIALEALGSKYYEIAQTSGISPEAFHRVASLSSGGLDVLPHNGAVLTLFAITGMTHKDSYRDIFVVALLIPVIAVAVVILLNTIGIL
- a CDS encoding branched-chain amino acid aminotransferase, with product MNKSLTFIENNHKKEKPKTKEIPFGRTFTDHMFLMDYEEGKGWHEPRIAPYEPLTLDPAAMIFHYGQTVFEGLKAYRTDDDRILLFRPEKNFERLNQSSDRLSIPPIDEDEVMGYLKELLKVEKDWVPSFEGTSLYIRPFIIATEPNLAVSPSKRYTFMIILSPVGPYFSGGIHPVTINVEEKFTRAVKGGTGMAKTAGNYSSGYQAQAKASQTGNNDVLWLDGIEKRYIEEVGSMNIFFKIDGEVVTPALSGSILRGITRTSILEVLNEWDIPVTERRITIEEVYQAYEDGKLEEAFGTGTAAVISPVGTFNWNGKQIVINNHDIGPLSQKLYDTITGIQRGRKEDTYNWTVEV